A genomic stretch from Setaria viridis chromosome 1, Setaria_viridis_v4.0, whole genome shotgun sequence includes:
- the LOC117841412 gene encoding uncharacterized protein: MDSATVALASPASDDRRFWDRLRNRVDTILEDRGVLPQPAAAATTRGVESERGKRLREDSLMLVRGLDSVAASLAQLSDTLTAAQKGVSALATCSSQARECERRAELDEEEEEPKAKRLCGDSLEAAGLDGDSPVAGKEASAAAAAGSDVEETAGVKLRQGTGGGQASAEVAQSTNLKRARNLAVSMASRAAALARELKNIKSELHFMQERCGLLEEENKRLREGNDSGVSPEEDDLVRLQLEALLAEKSRLAQENANLTRENQSLMQLVEYHQLTSQDLEESYEDVMQGMRLDFSSPLGKISDDEKGEYDDGVPVTPAEVSSSPDE; this comes from the exons ATGGACTCCGCCACCGTGGCTCTCGCCAGCCCCGCCTCCGACGACCGGCGGTTCTGGGACCGCCTCCGCAACCGCGTCGACACCATCCTCGAGGACCGCGGCGTGCTCCCAcaacccgccgctgccgccactacG CGCGGGGTGGAATCCGAGCGGGGGAAGCGCCTCCGGGAGGACTCGCTGATGCTCGTCCGTGGTCTGGACTCCGTCGCCGCGTCGCTGGCGCAGCTCTCCGACACCCTCACCGCCGCGCAGAAG GGAGTGAGTGCTCTGGCCACGTGCTCTTCTCAGGCGAGGGAATGCGAGCGCCGCGCCGAAttagatgaggaagaagaggagccaAAGGCAAAGCGGCTGTGTGGCGACTCGTTGGAGGCCGCGGGCCTGGATGGCGATTCTCCAGTCGCCGGAAAGGAAGCgtctgcggctgcggctgctggtTCTGATGTAGAGGAAACAGCGGGCGTCAAACTGCGGCAGGGGACGGGGGGTGGGCAGGCCTCCGCGGAGGTCGCGCAGAGCACTAACCTGAAGCGGGCCAGAAAT CTGGCGGTTTCAATGGCAAGCAGAGCAGCTGCGCTCGCAAGGGAGCTCAAGAACATCAAGTCGGAGTTGCACTTCATGCAGGAGAGGTGTGGTTTGCTTGAGGAGGAGAATAAGAGACTCAGAGAGGGAAATGACAGCGGAGTCAGCCCTGAAGAAGATGACCTG GTGAGACTACAATTGGAGGCTCTACTGGCAGAGAAGTCGCGGCTGGCGCAGGAGAACGCCAACCTGACGAGGGAGAACCAGAGCCTGATGCAGCTGGTGGAGTATCACCAGTTGACCTCCCAGGATCTGGAGGAGTCCTACGAGGATGTTATGCAGGGGATGCGGCTTGACTTCTCGTCGCCGTTGGGGAAGATTAGTGATGACGAAAAAGGCGAGTACGATGATGGAGTTCCGGTCACCCCGGCTGAGGTGTCGAGCTCCCCTGATGAgtag
- the LOC117836796 gene encoding aspartyl protease family protein At5g10770 isoform X1 has protein sequence MASVPKLLLLLFFCSCHSLIAHAGDDRSYTVLSLDSLKSDAVCSERKAVPLPGAATVPLHHRHGPCSPLNITKMPTLKEMLRRDQLRAAYIQRKLSAGAKGGAGDVQQSDATVPTKLGTYLDTLEYLITVVIGSPGVTQTMLIDTGSDVSWVQCKPCSQCHSQADPLFDPSSSSTYSPFSCSSATCAQLGQEGNGCSNSQCQYIVRYGDGSSTTGTYSSDTLALGSNTVTNFQFGCSQVGSGFDDQTDGLMGLGGGAPSLVSQTAGTFGTAFSYCLPATSSSSGFLTLGAGTGSSGFVRTPMLRSSQVLTFYGVRLQAIRVGGRQLNIPSSAFSAGEIMDSGTVITRLQRTAYSALSSAFKAGMKQYPRAPSSGILDTCFDFSGQRSITIPTVALVFSGGAVVNLDANGIILGNCLAFAGNSDDSSFGIIGNVQQRTFEVLYDVGGGSVGFRAGAC, from the exons ATGGCCTCTGTTCCaaagcttctcctcctcctcttcttttgcAGCTGTCACTCTCTCATTGCTCACGCAGGAGATGATCGCAGCTACACGGTTCTGTCCCTTGACTCTCTGAAGTCTGACGCTGTATGCTCCGAGCGCAAAG CAGTTCCGTTGCCCGGCGCCGCCACGGTGCCGTTGCACCACCGCCATGGCCCGTGCTCGCCGTTGAACATCACTAAGATGCCAACCCTGAAGGAGATGCTCCGGCGTGACCAGCTCCGGGCTGCTTACATCCAACGGAAGCTCTCCGCCGGCGCCAAGGGCGGCGCTGGTGACGTCCAGCAATCGGACGCCACCGTGCCGACGAAGCTGGGCACCTACCTCGACACGTTGGAGTACTTGATCACCGTCGTCATCGGCTCGCCGGGCGTGACCCAGACCATGCTCATCGACACCGGCAGCGACGTGTCATGGGTGCAGTGCAAGCCGTGCTCGCAGTGCCACTCGCAGGCGGACCCGCTCTTCGACCCCAGCTCGTCGAGCACGTATTCACCGTTCTCTTGCAGCTCTGCCACCTGCGCGCAGCTCGGTCAGGAAGGGAACGGCTGCTCGAACTCCCAGTGCCAGTACATTGTCAGGTACGGCGACGGCTCCAGCACGACGGGGACCTACAGCTCCGACACGCTCGCGCTGGGCTCCAACACCGTCACGAACTTCCAGTTCGGGTGCAGCCAGGTGGGGTCGGGCTTCGACGACCAAACCGACGGGCTCatggggctcggcggcggcgcgccgtcgcTGGTGTCGCAGACGGCGGGGACGTTCGGCACGGCCTTCTCCTACTGCCTCCCAGCGACCTCGAGCTCCTCCGGGTTCCTCACTCTCGGTGCTGGAACTGGAAGCTCGGGCTTCGTCAGGACGCCCATGCTCAGGAGCAGCCAGGTCCTCACGTTCTACGGCGTACGCCTTCAGGCCATCAGGGTGGGTGGGAGGCAGCTCAACATACCCTCCTCTGCCTTCTCCGCCGGGGAGATCATGGACTCCGGCACGGTCATCACGAGGCTGCAGCGGACGGCCTACTCGGCGCTGTCGTCGGCGTTCAAGGCCGGGATGAAGCAGTACCCGCGGGCCCCGTCCAGCGGCATCCTCGACACGTGCTTCGACTTCAGCGGCCAGAGAAGCATCACGATACCGACCGTCGCGCTGGTGTTCTCCGGCGGCGCGGTCGTCAACCTCGACGCGAACGGGATCATTCTGGGCAACTGCCTCGCCTTCGCTGGGAACAGTGACGACAGCTCCTTCGGCATCATCGGCAACGTGCAGCAGCGCACGTTCGAGGTGCTGTACGACGTCGGCGGGGGCTCTGTGGGCTTCAGGGCTGGGGCGTGCTGA
- the LOC117836796 gene encoding aspartyl protease family protein At5g10770 isoform X2: MASVPKLLLLLFFCSCHSLIAHAGDDRSYTVLSLDSLKSDAVCSERKVPLPGAATVPLHHRHGPCSPLNITKMPTLKEMLRRDQLRAAYIQRKLSAGAKGGAGDVQQSDATVPTKLGTYLDTLEYLITVVIGSPGVTQTMLIDTGSDVSWVQCKPCSQCHSQADPLFDPSSSSTYSPFSCSSATCAQLGQEGNGCSNSQCQYIVRYGDGSSTTGTYSSDTLALGSNTVTNFQFGCSQVGSGFDDQTDGLMGLGGGAPSLVSQTAGTFGTAFSYCLPATSSSSGFLTLGAGTGSSGFVRTPMLRSSQVLTFYGVRLQAIRVGGRQLNIPSSAFSAGEIMDSGTVITRLQRTAYSALSSAFKAGMKQYPRAPSSGILDTCFDFSGQRSITIPTVALVFSGGAVVNLDANGIILGNCLAFAGNSDDSSFGIIGNVQQRTFEVLYDVGGGSVGFRAGAC, translated from the exons ATGGCCTCTGTTCCaaagcttctcctcctcctcttcttttgcAGCTGTCACTCTCTCATTGCTCACGCAGGAGATGATCGCAGCTACACGGTTCTGTCCCTTGACTCTCTGAAGTCTGACGCTGTATGCTCCGAGCGCAAAG TTCCGTTGCCCGGCGCCGCCACGGTGCCGTTGCACCACCGCCATGGCCCGTGCTCGCCGTTGAACATCACTAAGATGCCAACCCTGAAGGAGATGCTCCGGCGTGACCAGCTCCGGGCTGCTTACATCCAACGGAAGCTCTCCGCCGGCGCCAAGGGCGGCGCTGGTGACGTCCAGCAATCGGACGCCACCGTGCCGACGAAGCTGGGCACCTACCTCGACACGTTGGAGTACTTGATCACCGTCGTCATCGGCTCGCCGGGCGTGACCCAGACCATGCTCATCGACACCGGCAGCGACGTGTCATGGGTGCAGTGCAAGCCGTGCTCGCAGTGCCACTCGCAGGCGGACCCGCTCTTCGACCCCAGCTCGTCGAGCACGTATTCACCGTTCTCTTGCAGCTCTGCCACCTGCGCGCAGCTCGGTCAGGAAGGGAACGGCTGCTCGAACTCCCAGTGCCAGTACATTGTCAGGTACGGCGACGGCTCCAGCACGACGGGGACCTACAGCTCCGACACGCTCGCGCTGGGCTCCAACACCGTCACGAACTTCCAGTTCGGGTGCAGCCAGGTGGGGTCGGGCTTCGACGACCAAACCGACGGGCTCatggggctcggcggcggcgcgccgtcgcTGGTGTCGCAGACGGCGGGGACGTTCGGCACGGCCTTCTCCTACTGCCTCCCAGCGACCTCGAGCTCCTCCGGGTTCCTCACTCTCGGTGCTGGAACTGGAAGCTCGGGCTTCGTCAGGACGCCCATGCTCAGGAGCAGCCAGGTCCTCACGTTCTACGGCGTACGCCTTCAGGCCATCAGGGTGGGTGGGAGGCAGCTCAACATACCCTCCTCTGCCTTCTCCGCCGGGGAGATCATGGACTCCGGCACGGTCATCACGAGGCTGCAGCGGACGGCCTACTCGGCGCTGTCGTCGGCGTTCAAGGCCGGGATGAAGCAGTACCCGCGGGCCCCGTCCAGCGGCATCCTCGACACGTGCTTCGACTTCAGCGGCCAGAGAAGCATCACGATACCGACCGTCGCGCTGGTGTTCTCCGGCGGCGCGGTCGTCAACCTCGACGCGAACGGGATCATTCTGGGCAACTGCCTCGCCTTCGCTGGGAACAGTGACGACAGCTCCTTCGGCATCATCGGCAACGTGCAGCAGCGCACGTTCGAGGTGCTGTACGACGTCGGCGGGGGCTCTGTGGGCTTCAGGGCTGGGGCGTGCTGA